From Estrella lausannensis, a single genomic window includes:
- a CDS encoding TetR/AcrR family transcriptional regulator: MSIQKKRAYDSTSRKAAAELTKGRIIDAAKSLFGKKGFEKVTIEEIAEVAGVSAPTVYSVYLSKKGVLLAVLDDALAAERYDELYWKSIHGDSPEKRLMTNTRLARVLYDAEKERLSLLHGSSAIDPVFKDLEKEMEERRYRRQEEVVKALFEGGYLKDRLTLADARDILWVFTGRDIYRMLVVERGWTSDQYEKWIGESLIRELLK, translated from the coding sequence ATGTCGATTCAGAAAAAACGAGCCTACGATTCAACTTCGAGAAAAGCGGCAGCTGAATTAACTAAAGGCCGTATCATTGACGCGGCGAAAAGCCTTTTTGGCAAAAAGGGTTTCGAAAAGGTCACCATCGAAGAGATAGCTGAGGTGGCTGGAGTCTCGGCGCCGACAGTATACTCCGTGTACCTATCCAAGAAGGGTGTTTTGCTTGCCGTTCTCGACGATGCGCTCGCTGCCGAAAGATATGATGAGCTATACTGGAAATCCATCCACGGCGATTCCCCTGAAAAGCGCCTAATGACCAACACCCGACTCGCACGAGTCCTCTACGATGCCGAGAAGGAAAGGCTTTCACTGCTCCATGGATCTTCCGCAATCGATCCGGTCTTCAAAGACTTGGAAAAGGAGATGGAAGAGCGCCGTTACAGAAGGCAGGAAGAGGTCGTCAAGGCGCTGTTTGAAGGGGGATATCTTAAGGATCGCTTAACCCTTGCCGACGCCCGCGACATTTTGTGGGTGTTTACAGGAAGAGATATCTATCGCATGCTCGTTGTAGAGCGGGGATGGACTTCAGATCAGTATGAGAAATGGATTGGAGAGTCTTTAATCCGAGAACTTTTGAAATAG
- a CDS encoding TetR/AcrR family transcriptional regulator yields the protein MEIKKRAYDSSLRKASAEMTKERILKSAKDLFVRKGFEKVTIEEIAEAAMVSTPTIYAVYQSKRGVLLALIDDALSPEKYDEIFWHGSKEKSPVMRLEAMAKLCRELYDAEKERVALVHGAAGIDPVFKDLEYEREQRRYVRQEAVINEIAEIGALKNGLTVEMARDIMWAYTGRDLFRKFVVERGWSLDQYEKWLGAFLISELLD from the coding sequence ATGGAAATAAAGAAACGTGCCTACGACTCCAGCTTGAGGAAAGCCTCTGCGGAGATGACCAAAGAACGCATCTTGAAGTCCGCTAAAGACCTGTTTGTCCGCAAGGGGTTTGAAAAGGTGACTATCGAGGAGATCGCCGAAGCTGCCATGGTTTCGACGCCGACGATCTACGCTGTTTACCAATCCAAACGGGGAGTCCTTCTGGCGCTGATTGACGATGCGCTGTCCCCCGAAAAATATGATGAGATCTTCTGGCATGGTTCCAAGGAAAAATCTCCTGTGATGCGGCTTGAGGCCATGGCAAAGCTTTGCAGAGAGCTTTATGATGCCGAGAAAGAGCGCGTCGCTCTAGTACACGGTGCCGCGGGCATCGATCCTGTGTTTAAGGATCTGGAATACGAGAGAGAGCAGCGCCGCTACGTCAGGCAGGAGGCGGTCATCAATGAGATCGCCGAGATCGGCGCACTGAAAAATGGTCTCACTGTCGAAATGGCCCGAGATATCATGTGGGCCTACACAGGCAGGGATCTTTTCCGTAAGTTCGTGGTCGAAAGGGGCTGGTCGCTTGATCAGTATGAGAAATGGCTGGGGGCGTTTTTGATTTCAGAGCTTCTCGACTAG
- a CDS encoding alpha/beta fold hydrolase codes for MKPPLVLIPGMLSNGLVWTHQVKNLSAGASIQVIEAVQDTPEKMVAQILKRAPPYFAVAGHSMGGWLCLELMKQAPSRIVKLALINTTARPDSDEKRSRRRRLIDRTLAGEFDAIVEELAALFVFDDKVRHEVVSMFQEVGPEAFVNQQRAMLARGDTFFALPHIHVPALVIHAALDENFSLEEHQELSETIPGAKLAVVEGSGHMSPMERPEVITGLIREWLASPSNSLKSLSL; via the coding sequence ATGAAACCCCCGTTGGTTCTTATTCCAGGGATGTTGTCTAACGGCTTAGTCTGGACCCACCAGGTTAAAAATTTGAGCGCCGGCGCATCCATTCAGGTGATTGAGGCTGTTCAGGACACTCCGGAAAAAATGGTTGCTCAGATTTTGAAACGGGCTCCACCCTATTTTGCTGTGGCCGGTCATTCAATGGGCGGTTGGCTTTGCCTGGAGCTGATGAAACAAGCCCCTTCCCGCATCGTAAAGCTGGCTTTGATCAATACGACGGCAAGGCCGGATTCTGATGAAAAGCGATCCCGGCGCCGCAGGCTGATCGACCGCACCCTGGCGGGCGAATTTGATGCGATTGTCGAAGAACTTGCCGCTCTCTTTGTTTTCGATGATAAGGTGCGCCACGAAGTGGTTTCAATGTTTCAGGAAGTCGGCCCCGAAGCCTTTGTCAACCAGCAGCGGGCAATGCTGGCAAGGGGGGATACTTTTTTCGCACTGCCCCACATCCACGTTCCAGCTTTAGTCATTCATGCCGCCTTAGATGAAAACTTCTCCTTAGAAGAGCATCAGGAGCTTTCAGAAACTATCCCCGGGGCTAAGTTGGCTGTTGTGGAAGGCTCGGGCCATATGAGTCCGATGGAGAGGCCCGAAGTTATCACGGGGCTAATCAGAGAGTGGCTTGCCTCTCCCTCAAACTCCTTAAAAAGCCTATCGCTGTGA
- a CDS encoding DedA family protein codes for MDYIPNQETLIFWLDNYGSIGLFILLALGIIALPVPEETLMVISGVLIKQGHLLAVPTLCAAYGGSICGITMSYLIGRTAGLHFLHRYGKYVGMNEKRLKKAHEWFEKYGKWSLFVGYFIPGVRHFTGLTAGISVLEYTHFATFAYLGAVFWVTTFVSLGYFFGTYGMSIFQAVEDRVEFLLVFALIAIVAFIFFRKYRNNSSQR; via the coding sequence ATGGACTATATTCCCAATCAAGAGACTTTAATCTTCTGGTTAGACAACTACGGCAGCATAGGACTATTTATCTTGCTGGCGCTCGGTATTATCGCCCTTCCCGTCCCCGAAGAAACGCTGATGGTCATATCGGGAGTTTTAATCAAACAGGGGCATCTGCTGGCAGTGCCCACCCTGTGCGCCGCTTACGGCGGAAGCATCTGCGGTATCACCATGAGCTACCTTATAGGAAGGACCGCCGGATTGCATTTCCTGCATCGATACGGCAAATATGTCGGCATGAACGAAAAACGTCTAAAAAAAGCCCATGAATGGTTCGAAAAGTACGGAAAATGGAGCTTGTTCGTCGGCTACTTCATCCCCGGAGTCCGCCATTTCACAGGTTTGACAGCCGGTATCAGCGTATTGGAGTACACTCATTTTGCCACTTTTGCCTATCTGGGAGCTGTATTTTGGGTGACGACATTCGTATCGCTCGGCTATTTCTTCGGCACCTACGGGATGTCTATTTTCCAGGCCGTTGAGGATCGGGTGGAGTTTTTGCTCGTCTTCGCCCTGATCGCCATCGTGGCGTTCATCTTCTTTAGAAAATACCGGAACAACTCCTCACAGCGATAG
- a CDS encoding tetratricopeptide repeat protein yields the protein MHPSHFPSSANPIYPTFPTAPRNARPEMPPVQAFNLQPIFQRAIPATTAPNVIMGNRLNRPVSPPKVAGEMSLHAAITSHGQGGKTFVFQITGLIQLTGEDDRKELKRKHSESFPPVTTAAKGVEPTNKRPRVEPTDAAIVTGHEQALILDESLMSSTERDLIMKRYRVQQALDREFKTSVEKALLHLQSPASPEGRDHKMQPLVEIALETLRERALDFLTDLATKGHAWSARIVGLIYLGGKADQAVNIAKAKQFFGIGVDQRDARSLFLFGSMYSQVNTTQEEKSFMVNCLRLAAGMNQPNALLAYAQALSRGIGVKANLTEAFRLMEICAVRESMTEGKFQLALMLQSGKGCKRDLPRAFNLFRSASDKGHLLAKLNLANMCYTALGVKKDKARAARLYKELADAGNAKGLNNYGVMLIKGEGIKQNQNEGIRYIRLSAEQGFLPARRALEDYFASDRGVDKLKFFKVFQPVIFNL from the coding sequence ATGCATCCATCCCATTTTCCAAGTTCTGCCAATCCGATCTATCCGACATTTCCTACAGCGCCACGAAACGCTCGTCCGGAGATGCCGCCGGTACAAGCATTTAACCTCCAGCCTATCTTTCAGCGCGCGATTCCGGCGACGACCGCTCCAAACGTTATCATGGGCAATCGCTTGAACCGCCCTGTTTCCCCTCCAAAAGTTGCCGGCGAAATGTCTCTGCATGCGGCAATCACATCACACGGACAAGGGGGTAAAACCTTTGTCTTCCAAATCACGGGATTGATTCAGCTGACGGGAGAGGATGATAGAAAAGAGCTGAAAAGAAAGCACTCTGAATCCTTTCCACCGGTAACGACGGCCGCAAAGGGGGTGGAGCCAACCAATAAAAGGCCCCGGGTGGAGCCTACTGATGCAGCCATTGTGACCGGTCATGAACAAGCGCTCATTCTCGATGAAAGTCTCATGAGTTCCACGGAAAGAGATTTGATCATGAAGAGATACCGGGTGCAGCAGGCTTTAGACCGTGAGTTCAAGACTAGTGTTGAAAAAGCTTTGCTCCATTTGCAATCTCCCGCTTCGCCGGAAGGGCGCGACCATAAGATGCAACCTCTTGTTGAGATCGCGTTAGAGACGCTTAGAGAAAGAGCTCTTGATTTTCTCACGGATTTGGCAACCAAAGGCCATGCCTGGAGCGCTCGCATTGTGGGATTGATATACCTGGGCGGTAAAGCCGATCAGGCCGTCAATATAGCCAAAGCCAAGCAATTTTTCGGAATTGGCGTGGATCAACGTGATGCGCGGAGTCTCTTTTTGTTTGGATCGATGTATAGCCAAGTCAATACGACCCAAGAAGAAAAGAGTTTCATGGTAAACTGCTTGCGCCTCGCTGCCGGTATGAATCAACCTAATGCACTCTTAGCATACGCACAGGCTCTCTCACGGGGCATCGGAGTAAAAGCCAATCTAACAGAGGCTTTCCGGCTCATGGAAATCTGTGCTGTACGCGAAAGTATGACCGAAGGGAAGTTTCAGCTAGCTCTCATGCTTCAGTCAGGCAAAGGGTGTAAAAGGGATTTGCCGCGCGCTTTTAATCTGTTCCGCAGCGCATCCGATAAGGGACATCTCCTCGCAAAATTGAACCTTGCCAACATGTGCTACACAGCTCTCGGTGTTAAGAAGGATAAAGCCCGAGCTGCCAGGCTCTACAAAGAACTTGCCGATGCCGGCAACGCCAAGGGATTGAACAACTACGGAGTTATGCTGATCAAAGGCGAGGGAATTAAACAAAATCAAAACGAGGGTATCCGCTACATCAGATTGTCCGCCGAGCAAGGATTCCTGCCGGCCCGAAGAGCTCTGGAAGATTATTTCGCCTCGGACAGAGGAGTCGATAAGCTTAAGTTCTTTAAGGTGTTCCAGCCGGTGATTTTTAACCTGTAG
- a CDS encoding inverse autotransporter beta domain-containing protein — MKGSKLLKGCIFTALFFMVTSHTEAYEACCESPCDEPWIIKLEGAATGGQFIGQDRDYVELGAFVAPRPCGDLFYFGDARAFWLEGKRFAASAGLGVRWLERGNGYLFGGNVYYDYCEGDQGGFNRIGVGLEMLTTCFDIRVNGYIPLTESNQSSGKTYNYLDGYRATLREKEYAYKGVDAEIGAEVWDGCWFDLYAAIGPYYYGGNKLPDVAGGFARLEAHFLDYFTVEGRVSDDNRYHWNAQGRISVSVPLDTLFSCCTSTDRCLEFFAQPVKRNPLPFFYKCCDWKWNW; from the coding sequence ATGAAAGGCTCAAAGCTACTTAAAGGGTGTATTTTCACTGCCCTTTTTTTCATGGTAACTTCCCACACAGAAGCCTACGAGGCATGCTGTGAAAGCCCTTGTGACGAGCCGTGGATCATCAAGCTGGAGGGAGCGGCAACCGGGGGGCAATTCATCGGGCAAGACAGGGACTATGTTGAGTTGGGAGCGTTTGTCGCTCCAAGACCATGCGGCGACCTGTTTTACTTTGGAGACGCTCGCGCTTTTTGGCTTGAAGGAAAGCGGTTTGCTGCTAGCGCCGGATTGGGTGTGCGCTGGCTGGAAAGAGGCAATGGGTATCTCTTTGGCGGCAACGTCTACTACGATTATTGCGAGGGCGACCAGGGGGGCTTCAACCGAATTGGCGTGGGCCTTGAGATGCTCACGACGTGTTTTGATATCCGGGTGAACGGGTACATTCCTCTCACTGAGAGCAACCAATCCTCCGGCAAGACTTACAACTACCTGGATGGCTACAGAGCGACACTGCGCGAAAAGGAATATGCCTATAAAGGCGTAGACGCCGAGATCGGTGCCGAAGTCTGGGATGGATGCTGGTTTGATCTCTATGCTGCCATTGGTCCCTACTATTACGGCGGCAACAAGCTGCCGGACGTCGCCGGTGGATTTGCAAGGTTGGAAGCGCACTTTTTAGACTATTTTACGGTCGAAGGGCGAGTGAGCGATGACAACCGATACCACTGGAATGCCCAGGGAAGAATCAGCGTTTCCGTACCGCTCGATACCCTATTTTCCTGCTGCACAAGCACAGACAGATGCCTTGAGTTTTTCGCTCAGCCCGTCAAACGTAACCCGCTTCCATTCTTCTATAAGTGCTGTGACTGGAAATGGAATTGGTAA